From Candidatus Manganitrophus morganii, the proteins below share one genomic window:
- a CDS encoding sulfate/molybdate ABC transporter ATP-binding protein: MSIEIRRVTKQFGDFTALKEIDLTINTGELVALLGPSGSGKTTLLRIMAGLERPDKGEILFYGENATDRNVRDRHVGFVFQHYALFKHMTVFENVAFGLRVRPRNNRPSNEEIRAKVHSLLQLVQLDRMESNYPSQLSGGQRQRVALARALAVEPKMLLLDEPFGALDAKIRQELRLWLRRLHDELHITSVFVTHDQEEALEVADRIVVMNEGRIEQVGTPEEVYDHPANPFVYNFLGNVNLFHSRVGEGRVKIGPLEIDAPEHAAQETPAVAYVRPHDIEIERHKNGQPAIAAKIEHIQSVGPVVRLQLKRQDTGQMIEAELSKERYRELGLKSGEVVFIKPRHWTVYQGEGI; the protein is encoded by the coding sequence ATGAGCATCGAAATTCGTCGCGTGACGAAACAGTTCGGTGATTTCACGGCGTTGAAGGAGATCGATCTGACGATCAACACCGGAGAGCTGGTCGCCCTTCTCGGCCCTTCCGGCTCCGGCAAGACGACGCTGTTGCGGATCATGGCGGGATTGGAGCGTCCCGACAAAGGGGAGATCCTTTTTTACGGAGAGAATGCCACCGACCGAAATGTCCGGGACCGTCATGTCGGTTTTGTCTTCCAGCATTATGCGCTTTTCAAACACATGACCGTTTTCGAGAATGTCGCCTTCGGCTTGCGGGTCCGCCCCCGCAATAATCGGCCTTCGAACGAAGAGATCCGCGCGAAGGTTCATTCCTTGTTGCAGCTGGTCCAGCTCGATCGGATGGAATCGAACTATCCTTCTCAGCTCTCCGGAGGACAGCGGCAGCGGGTCGCGCTCGCCCGCGCGCTGGCGGTCGAGCCGAAGATGCTCCTCCTCGATGAGCCGTTCGGCGCGCTCGACGCCAAGATCCGGCAGGAGCTCCGTCTCTGGCTGCGGCGGCTGCACGATGAATTGCATATCACCAGTGTTTTTGTGACCCACGATCAGGAGGAAGCCCTGGAAGTGGCCGACCGGATCGTCGTGATGAACGAGGGACGGATCGAGCAGGTGGGGACCCCGGAGGAGGTCTACGATCATCCGGCGAACCCCTTCGTCTACAACTTTCTCGGCAACGTGAATCTTTTTCATAGCCGCGTGGGGGAGGGACGGGTGAAGATCGGTCCGCTGGAGATCGACGCCCCGGAGCATGCGGCCCAAGAGACCCCGGCGGTCGCTTATGTCCGCCCGCATGACATCGAGATCGAGCGGCACAAAAACGGCCAGCCGGCCATCGCGGCGAAGATCGAACATATTCAGTCGGTCGGTCCGGTGGTCCGTCTACAATTAAAACGACAGGATACCGGCCAGATGATCGAGGCGGAACTGAGTAAAGAGCGCTATCGGGAGCTGGGCTTAAAGTCGGGTGAGGTGGTCTTCATCAAGCCGAGGCATTGGACGGTCTATCAAGGGGAAGGAATCTGA
- the cysW gene encoding sulfate ABC transporter permease subunit CysW, with product MFAPSGLKTAESIPLNRARTEPRAVRWLLIGTALLFLAFFLLTPLVVIFAEALQKGFGLYLESFKDPEAWAAIRLTLLTAAIAVPLNLVFGIAAAWTIAKFNFVGKNVLTTLIDLPFAVSPVISGMIFVLLFGMQGWLGPWLQEHEIKIIFAVPGIVLATVFVTFPFVARELIPLMQAQGTEEEEAAIVLGASGWQTFFRITVPNIKWGLLYGVILCNARAMGEFGAVSVVSGHIRGLTNTMPLHVEILYNEYNFVAAFAVASLLALLALVTLAAKRFVEWKSHQPSAGAR from the coding sequence ATGTTTGCACCGAGCGGATTAAAGACGGCAGAGAGCATTCCCCTGAATCGCGCGCGAACGGAACCGAGGGCGGTCCGCTGGCTGCTGATCGGGACGGCGCTTTTATTTCTTGCGTTCTTTTTATTGACTCCATTGGTCGTCATTTTTGCGGAGGCGCTTCAGAAAGGCTTCGGCCTCTATCTCGAATCGTTCAAAGATCCGGAGGCCTGGGCGGCGATCCGGCTGACCCTCCTCACCGCGGCGATTGCCGTTCCGCTGAATCTCGTCTTCGGCATCGCGGCGGCCTGGACCATCGCGAAGTTCAATTTCGTCGGGAAAAATGTCCTGACGACCCTGATCGATCTTCCGTTTGCCGTCTCGCCGGTGATCTCGGGGATGATCTTTGTGCTTCTCTTCGGCATGCAGGGGTGGCTCGGGCCGTGGCTCCAGGAGCATGAGATCAAAATCATCTTCGCGGTCCCGGGGATCGTTCTGGCGACGGTCTTCGTCACCTTCCCCTTCGTCGCCCGCGAGCTGATCCCGCTGATGCAGGCGCAGGGGACCGAAGAGGAAGAGGCGGCGATTGTTCTGGGGGCGAGCGGCTGGCAGACCTTCTTCCGGATCACGGTTCCGAATATCAAGTGGGGATTGCTCTACGGCGTGATCCTTTGCAACGCCCGGGCGATGGGGGAGTTCGGGGCGGTTTCGGTCGTCTCCGGGCATATCCGTGGGCTGACCAACACCATGCCGCTGCATGTGGAGATCCTCTATAACGAGTACAACTTCGTCGCGGCCTTTGCGGTCGCCTCCCTCCTCGCCCTTTTGGCGCTGGTGACGCTGGCGGCGAAGCGATTTGTGGAATGGAAATCTCATCAACCCTCCGCCGGGGCCCGATGA
- the cysT gene encoding sulfate ABC transporter permease subunit CysT, with product MVLKQKSILPGFGLALGFTLFYLGFIVLIPLSTLFLKTATLDWSAFWEIITAPRALASYRLSLGASLIAALLNVVFGLLVAWVLVRYSFPGKRIVDGLVDLPFALPTAVGGIALTTIYSGKGWIGQYLEPLGIKVAYAPLGIIVALTFIGLPFVVRTVQPVLEDFHPEFEEAATTLGANRLQIFLRVIFPTLMPALLTGFAMAFARALGEYGSVVFISGNMPMRTEITPLLIMTKLEQFDYAGATALAVVMLTVSFLLLLAINLLQWWSRRRLAAL from the coding sequence ATGGTTCTTAAACAAAAAAGCATCCTTCCCGGTTTTGGTCTGGCGCTGGGATTCACCCTCTTTTACCTCGGCTTCATTGTCCTGATCCCTCTGTCTACCCTTTTTCTCAAGACGGCGACGCTGGACTGGAGCGCGTTTTGGGAGATCATCACCGCCCCGCGGGCGCTCGCCTCTTACCGGTTGAGCCTGGGGGCGTCGCTGATTGCGGCGCTGCTCAATGTGGTCTTCGGTCTGCTCGTCGCCTGGGTGTTGGTCCGGTATTCCTTTCCGGGCAAGCGGATCGTCGACGGGCTGGTCGATCTTCCCTTCGCCCTTCCGACGGCGGTGGGAGGGATTGCGCTGACCACCATCTACTCCGGCAAGGGTTGGATTGGACAATACCTTGAGCCGCTTGGGATCAAGGTGGCGTATGCGCCGTTGGGAATCATCGTGGCGCTCACCTTCATCGGATTGCCCTTCGTGGTCCGAACGGTTCAGCCGGTTCTGGAGGATTTTCATCCGGAGTTCGAGGAAGCGGCGACCACGTTGGGCGCGAACCGGCTGCAAATTTTTCTGCGGGTGATCTTCCCGACCTTAATGCCGGCGCTCCTGACCGGCTTTGCGATGGCGTTCGCGCGGGCGTTGGGGGAGTATGGCTCGGTCGTCTTCATCTCCGGCAACATGCCGATGCGGACGGAGATCACCCCGTTGCTGATCATGACGAAGCTGGAGCAGTTCGACTATGCCGGGGCGACAGCGTTGGCGGTCGTAATGCTGACGGTGTCGTTCCTCCTTCTGCTGGCGATTAATCTTTTGCAATGGTGGAGCCGCCGGCGCCTCGCAGCGCTGTAA
- a CDS encoding sulfate ABC transporter substrate-binding protein has product MFQKIWIVRFFLLLFVFGFSQKSHGADLTLLNASYDPTRELYQDFNAAFAKKWKEKSGQNVSVKQSHGGSGKQARAVIDGLEADIVTLALAYDIDAIAERGNLLPKNWQSRLPNNSAPYTSTIVFLVRKGNPKSIKDWEDLSKPGVAVITPNPKTSGGARWNYLAAWGYALKKNGGDEGKAKDLVSRIYKNVPVLDSGARGATTTFVERGIGDVLLAWENEALLAINELGKGKFEIVIPSVSILAEPPVAVIDKVVDRRKTREVAQAYLEHLYSEEGQEIAAKHYYRPRLESVASKHAAQFPKVALFTIDELFGGWQKAQKTHFADGGVFDQIYQPGR; this is encoded by the coding sequence ATGTTTCAGAAAATCTGGATCGTACGCTTTTTCCTCCTCCTCTTCGTATTTGGCTTTTCTCAGAAAAGCCATGGAGCGGATCTCACCCTCCTCAATGCCTCCTATGATCCGACGCGGGAGCTTTATCAAGACTTCAATGCGGCTTTTGCGAAAAAATGGAAGGAGAAGAGCGGACAGAACGTCAGCGTCAAGCAATCCCACGGCGGATCGGGGAAACAGGCGCGCGCCGTCATCGACGGCCTCGAAGCGGATATCGTCACATTAGCGCTCGCCTATGATATCGATGCCATTGCGGAGAGAGGAAATCTTCTGCCGAAGAACTGGCAATCGCGTCTTCCGAACAACAGCGCCCCCTACACCTCGACGATCGTCTTTTTGGTGCGGAAGGGAAATCCGAAGTCAATTAAAGATTGGGAAGATCTTTCCAAGCCGGGTGTCGCCGTCATCACCCCCAACCCGAAGACCTCCGGCGGGGCGCGTTGGAATTATCTGGCCGCCTGGGGATATGCGCTGAAGAAAAACGGCGGCGATGAGGGAAAGGCCAAAGATCTCGTCTCCCGAATCTATAAAAATGTTCCGGTGCTTGATTCAGGCGCGCGGGGTGCGACGACCACGTTCGTGGAGCGGGGAATCGGTGACGTGCTCCTTGCTTGGGAAAATGAGGCGCTCCTTGCCATCAATGAATTGGGCAAGGGGAAGTTTGAGATCGTCATCCCGTCGGTCAGCATCCTGGCCGAGCCGCCGGTGGCGGTGATCGATAAAGTGGTCGATCGGCGCAAAACCCGCGAGGTGGCGCAGGCCTATCTCGAACATCTCTACTCGGAAGAGGGGCAGGAGATCGCCGCCAAACATTACTACCGCCCCCGGCTGGAGTCGGTCGCTTCCAAACATGCCGCGCAATTTCCGAAGGTGGCGTTGTTCACGATCGATGAACTCTTCGGCGGCTGGCAGAAAGCGCAGAAGACCCACTTTGCGGATGGCGGCGTGTTCGATCAGATTTATCAGCCGGGCCGGTAG
- a CDS encoding Rrf2 family transcriptional regulator, giving the protein MLSKKTKYALKALLVMSTEYGRGPLLISDLAERESIPKKFLELILLTLKNKGLLQSKKGKGGGYYLGKPPDTITLGEIIRILDGPVAPISCVSQTAYQKCEECADEMTCGIRVVMKEVRDQTAKILDGTTLADLLRNTERLTSRRRDTLLYHI; this is encoded by the coding sequence ATGCTTTCAAAAAAGACAAAATATGCTCTGAAGGCGCTGCTCGTGATGTCCACGGAGTACGGGCGGGGGCCCCTTCTTATTTCCGACTTGGCGGAACGGGAAAGCATCCCGAAGAAGTTTCTAGAGCTCATTCTTCTGACGCTCAAGAATAAGGGGCTTCTCCAGAGCAAGAAAGGAAAGGGAGGGGGTTATTACCTCGGCAAGCCGCCCGATACGATCACGCTGGGAGAAATTATCCGTATCTTGGATGGTCCGGTCGCCCCCATCTCTTGCGTCAGCCAAACGGCCTATCAGAAATGTGAAGAGTGTGCGGACGAGATGACCTGCGGGATTCGCGTCGTCATGAAAGAGGTGCGTGATCAGACCGCCAAAATTCTAGATGGGACGACCTTGGCCGATCTTCTCAGAAATACGGAACGACTGACGAGTCGCCGTCGCGACACCCTCCTTTATCACATTTAA
- a CDS encoding putative porin, with translation MRRFIVIGFIAFGILSASNNLLFAEEPKTLEELLIEKGTITKEEAASVQETKLAKWVDRLSFAGDLRLRHDSTIREAPNRDRHRQRLRLRLGSTLKIDNFLVGIQLASGDGSQTSNNQSFDNLFSQKPIWIRQAYLQWKAAPWLALTGGKMPNPFFRVTELVWDDDLAPEGFAQNVTFQVTDMIALFINAGQLVLDEDATDNNDQWLFAEQVGTRIGLGKDTSVTLAGAFYNFKNATEGSFGQVVAPQDGNTRVPVATGTPTALVNNYRVLNITAEFGIKVADLPLVLYGDYIKNLADTTTDQDTGYQAGLQIGKASNPRTWEVAYFYRITETDATVADIADSDFGPNGGTNHRGHVIWIGYSPTKALQLKAKYVVTEVEDETLPPGEDDTKRLFLDVVVKF, from the coding sequence ATGCGACGATTCATCGTAATTGGGTTCATCGCGTTCGGAATTCTGAGCGCATCGAACAACCTGCTTTTCGCGGAAGAGCCCAAAACACTTGAGGAACTCTTGATTGAAAAAGGAACGATTACAAAAGAGGAGGCCGCCTCCGTTCAGGAGACCAAACTTGCAAAGTGGGTTGATCGATTAAGCTTTGCAGGAGATCTTCGCCTCCGGCACGACTCAACCATTAGAGAAGCTCCCAACCGCGACCGGCATCGTCAACGACTTCGCCTGCGGCTGGGAAGTACGCTTAAGATCGATAATTTTCTCGTCGGCATCCAGCTCGCATCCGGAGACGGAAGTCAAACGTCAAACAATCAAAGCTTCGATAATCTCTTTAGCCAAAAGCCGATCTGGATCAGACAGGCTTATCTGCAATGGAAAGCAGCTCCGTGGTTGGCGCTGACCGGCGGAAAAATGCCGAACCCCTTTTTCCGGGTAACGGAACTGGTTTGGGACGATGACTTGGCCCCGGAAGGATTTGCCCAGAACGTCACCTTTCAGGTCACAGACATGATCGCTCTCTTCATTAACGCGGGGCAGTTGGTCCTCGATGAGGATGCGACCGACAATAACGACCAGTGGCTCTTCGCCGAGCAGGTGGGAACCCGGATCGGCCTTGGCAAAGACACCTCGGTGACTCTGGCCGGCGCATTTTACAATTTCAAAAATGCGACGGAGGGAAGCTTTGGGCAGGTGGTCGCTCCTCAAGACGGAAACACCCGGGTCCCCGTCGCCACCGGAACCCCGACCGCCCTGGTGAATAACTACCGGGTCCTCAATATTACAGCCGAGTTCGGCATCAAGGTGGCCGACCTTCCCCTGGTCCTCTATGGAGATTACATCAAAAACCTCGCTGATACGACCACCGATCAGGATACGGGTTATCAAGCCGGTCTCCAGATCGGCAAGGCCTCTAATCCTCGGACATGGGAAGTGGCTTACTTCTACAGGATCACCGAAACGGATGCCACTGTTGCCGATATCGCCGATTCGGACTTTGGCCCCAACGGCGGAACAAACCACAGAGGACATGTCATCTGGATCGGTTATAGCCCGACGAAGGCACTCCAGCTGAAAGCCAAATACGTGGTGACCGAGGTCGAGGACGAAACCCTCCCACCGGGAGAGGATGACACCAAACGGCTTTTCTTGGACGTGGTTGTGAAGTTCTAA
- a CDS encoding PstS family phosphate ABC transporter substrate-binding protein translates to MKKWIFVGLLGIGIASAQTAWAKSTLIKIDGSSTVFPITEAVAEEFQAAHRGERVTVGISGTGGGFKKFCSGETDISNASRPIKETEVKQCAANKIDYIELPVAYDGIAIMVNPKNNWVDHLTVKELKKIWAPEAQGKIKKWNQIRPNWPDKEIHLFGAGADSGTYDYFTEAIVGKEHSSRGDFTASEDDNVLVQGISSDQYALGFFGVAYYQENKDRLKLVPIDDENDANGKGPVLPEYDNVVKGTYQPLARPIFIYVSIKSANRPEVQRFVDFYLKNGTALTKEVGYIALPDRAYELGAVRFQKRVAGSVFEGKSQVGVSIEALLQKEGK, encoded by the coding sequence ATGAAGAAATGGATTTTCGTGGGCCTTCTGGGGATCGGAATTGCTTCTGCCCAGACAGCTTGGGCCAAATCGACCCTCATCAAGATCGACGGCTCCAGTACCGTTTTCCCGATCACCGAAGCGGTGGCCGAGGAATTTCAGGCAGCCCACCGGGGAGAAAGGGTCACCGTCGGCATCTCCGGGACCGGCGGCGGCTTTAAAAAATTCTGCAGCGGCGAGACCGACATCTCCAATGCCTCCCGGCCGATCAAAGAGACTGAAGTCAAACAGTGCGCCGCCAATAAAATCGACTATATCGAGCTGCCGGTCGCGTATGACGGCATTGCCATCATGGTCAACCCCAAGAATAACTGGGTCGATCATCTTACGGTGAAAGAATTAAAAAAAATATGGGCGCCGGAAGCGCAAGGCAAGATCAAGAAATGGAACCAGATCCGGCCGAACTGGCCCGATAAGGAGATCCATCTCTTCGGCGCGGGGGCCGACTCCGGAACGTATGACTATTTCACCGAGGCGATTGTGGGAAAAGAACATTCCAGCCGGGGCGACTTCACCGCCAGCGAAGATGATAACGTTCTCGTTCAGGGAATCTCCTCCGATCAATATGCGCTCGGCTTCTTCGGGGTGGCTTACTACCAGGAGAACAAAGACCGCCTCAAACTGGTTCCAATTGACGATGAAAATGACGCCAACGGCAAGGGGCCGGTTCTCCCGGAGTATGACAATGTCGTCAAGGGAACCTATCAGCCGCTCGCCCGGCCGATTTTCATCTATGTCAGCATCAAGTCGGCGAACAGGCCGGAAGTCCAGCGCTTCGTCGATTTCTATTTAAAGAATGGAACCGCCCTGACCAAGGAAGTCGGCTACATCGCCCTTCCGGATCGGGCCTATGAGCTTGGCGCCGTCCGATTCCAGAAGCGGGTCGCCGGTTCCGTCTTTGAAGGAAAATCACAGGTCGGCGTCAGCATCGAAGCGCTTCTGCAAAAAGAAGGAAAGTAA
- the pstC gene encoding phosphate ABC transporter permease subunit PstC produces MSALLSVFITLGIIGVLLFETLSFFGEVSIIDFLTDTQWTPLFAEKHFGILPLFAGTFLTTAIAMAVSLPIGLISAIYLSEYASDRVRTTIKPFLEILAAVPTVVYGYFALLFVTPMLQKFFPELSGFNALSPGIVMGIMIIPIISSLSEDAMHAVPLGLREGGYALGSTRLQVALRVVLPAAFSGVAASFILGISRAVGETMIVAVAAGLQPRLTLNPFVPIETVTAYIVQVSMGDTPYGTIEYRTIFAAGMSLFVVTFVLNMISYSLRKRFREVYE; encoded by the coding sequence TTGAGCGCCCTCTTGTCCGTTTTCATCACCCTCGGGATCATCGGGGTTCTTCTCTTCGAGACCCTCTCTTTTTTCGGCGAGGTCTCAATCATCGATTTCCTCACCGACACGCAGTGGACCCCTCTCTTCGCCGAAAAGCACTTCGGCATCCTTCCCCTTTTTGCCGGCACTTTTTTAACAACGGCGATTGCGATGGCCGTCTCCCTTCCGATCGGCTTGATCAGCGCCATTTATTTAAGCGAGTATGCCTCCGATCGGGTCCGGACAACGATCAAGCCTTTTTTAGAAATCCTGGCGGCGGTTCCGACCGTCGTGTATGGTTATTTCGCTCTTCTCTTCGTCACGCCGATGCTCCAAAAATTTTTCCCGGAGCTCTCCGGCTTTAATGCCTTGAGCCCCGGAATCGTCATGGGAATTATGATTATCCCGATTATCTCGTCGCTGAGCGAGGATGCGATGCACGCCGTCCCGCTCGGGCTGCGGGAGGGGGGATACGCCCTCGGCTCCACCCGACTCCAGGTCGCGCTTCGCGTGGTGCTCCCCGCCGCCTTCTCCGGGGTCGCCGCGTCGTTCATCCTCGGCATTTCGCGCGCGGTGGGGGAGACGATGATCGTGGCGGTCGCCGCAGGACTCCAGCCGAGGCTGACCCTCAACCCCTTCGTTCCGATCGAGACGGTCACCGCCTACATCGTCCAGGTCAGCATGGGCGACACCCCCTACGGGACCATCGAATATCGGACCATCTTCGCCGCGGGGATGAGCCTTTTTGTCGTGACCTTCGTTTTAAACATGATCAGCTATTCGCTCCGAAAACGTTTTAGGGAAGTCTACGAATGA
- the pstA gene encoding phosphate ABC transporter permease PstA, producing MNVPETVRIEISDRKQIGRLADQAFSILGLFATSIGLLVLLVLLIDVLIDGFPRLGWDFLTSYPSRKPERAGILSPWVGTAWLMVLTALITFPLGVASATYLEEYSRKSWLTGFIEINIANLAGVPSIIYGLLGLGLFVRWMNLDRSVLAGAMTLAILVLPIVILSARESIRAIPASIREASYALGASKWQTIRHQVLPAAMPGILTGTILAMSRAIGETAPLITIGALTYVAFVPTLPISPEPPFINPQGLFDPFTALPIQIFNWVSRPQRGFSINAAAGILVLLFITFVMNGIAVYLRHRYQKQIRW from the coding sequence ATGAACGTGCCGGAAACAGTGCGAATTGAAATCAGCGATCGAAAACAGATCGGCCGACTCGCCGATCAAGCTTTTTCGATCCTCGGTCTCTTTGCAACGTCCATCGGCCTGCTCGTTCTCCTGGTCTTACTGATCGACGTTTTGATCGACGGTTTCCCAAGGCTCGGCTGGGATTTCCTGACGAGCTATCCGTCGCGAAAACCGGAGCGGGCCGGCATCCTCTCCCCCTGGGTCGGGACCGCCTGGCTGATGGTGTTGACGGCGCTGATCACCTTTCCGCTCGGGGTCGCCTCCGCCACTTACCTGGAAGAATACAGCCGGAAGAGCTGGCTCACCGGCTTCATCGAGATCAACATCGCGAATCTCGCCGGCGTCCCCTCGATCATTTACGGCCTCTTGGGGCTGGGGCTCTTTGTCCGCTGGATGAATCTCGACCGAAGCGTCCTGGCGGGTGCGATGACGTTGGCGATTCTGGTCCTCCCGATCGTCATCCTCTCCGCGCGTGAGTCGATCCGGGCAATCCCCGCCTCGATTCGAGAAGCCTCTTACGCCCTCGGAGCGAGCAAGTGGCAGACGATCCGTCATCAGGTTTTGCCGGCGGCGATGCCGGGAATTCTCACCGGGACTATTCTCGCCATGTCGCGGGCGATCGGGGAGACCGCCCCGCTGATCACAATCGGGGCGTTGACCTATGTCGCCTTCGTTCCGACCCTGCCGATCTCGCCGGAGCCTCCTTTCATCAACCCGCAGGGTCTTTTCGATCCTTTCACCGCCTTGCCGATTCAGATTTTCAACTGGGTTTCCCGCCCCCAAAGGGGCTTCTCGATCAATGCGGCGGCGGGGATTTTGGTTCTGTTGTTCATCACCTTTGTCATGAACGGGATTGCCGTTTATTTAAGACACCGCTATCAAAAACAGATCAGGTGGTAA
- the pstB gene encoding phosphate ABC transporter ATP-binding protein PstB translates to MDAAIHVQKLNVFYGKKQALRDVNMEIPYKGVTALIGPSGCGKSTFIRCLNRMNDLVPGFRAEGTVLYQGKDIYSRGMDVIDVRRKIGMVFQKPNPFPKSIYENIAYGLRIQGIKDKTKIDAIVEESLKKAAIWEEVKDRLPQSALSLSGGQQQRLCIARALAVAPDVLLLDEPTSAIDPIATGRIEELLRELKESYTIAIVTHNMQQAARISDKTGFFLLGELVEFDSTSRIFTNPKDSRTEDYITGRFG, encoded by the coding sequence ATGGATGCCGCGATTCACGTTCAAAAACTGAATGTCTTTTACGGAAAAAAACAGGCGCTGCGGGACGTCAACATGGAGATCCCTTATAAAGGGGTCACGGCGCTGATCGGTCCTTCCGGCTGCGGCAAGAGCACTTTTATCCGCTGCCTGAATCGGATGAACGACCTGGTCCCAGGATTCCGAGCGGAGGGGACCGTTCTCTACCAGGGCAAGGACATCTATTCCAGAGGGATGGACGTGATCGATGTTCGAAGAAAGATCGGGATGGTCTTTCAAAAACCGAACCCCTTCCCCAAGAGCATCTATGAAAATATCGCCTACGGGTTGCGGATCCAAGGGATTAAGGATAAGACAAAGATCGATGCCATTGTAGAGGAAAGCCTGAAGAAAGCGGCGATTTGGGAAGAGGTCAAAGATCGCCTCCCGCAATCGGCCCTTTCCCTCTCGGGCGGCCAGCAGCAGCGGCTCTGCATCGCGCGGGCCCTCGCCGTGGCGCCCGATGTGCTCCTGCTCGACGAGCCGACCTCGGCCATCGACCCGATCGCCACCGGACGGATCGAGGAGTTATTGCGGGAATTGAAAGAAAGTTATACCATTGCGATTGTAACGCACAACATGCAGCAGGCGGCCCGGATTTCGGATAAGACCGGGTTCTTCCTGCTCGGAGAGCTGGTGGAATTCGATTCTACCTCCCGGATTTTCACCAACCCGAAAGATTCCCGGACGGAAGATTACATCACGGGAAGATTCGGATAA
- a CDS encoding DUF1232 domain-containing protein: MMRLSHIGRYVKQVVKIYRLALKNARIPLRAKLFLTLALGYLLLPFDLIPDFLLGIGQMDDLLIVLSLLMSALRLIPKDIFDQYRRQATEIDVTP; this comes from the coding sequence ATGATGAGACTCAGTCATATCGGAAGGTATGTAAAACAAGTGGTGAAGATTTATCGGCTCGCGCTGAAGAACGCGCGAATCCCCCTTCGAGCCAAGTTGTTTCTGACCCTGGCGCTCGGCTACCTCTTGCTCCCCTTCGATCTTATTCCCGATTTTCTGCTGGGAATCGGGCAGATGGATGATCTCCTCATCGTCCTCTCTTTACTGATGTCGGCCTTGCGGTTGATCCCCAAAGACATTTTTGATCAATATCGCAGACAGGCCACTGAGATTGACGTCACCCCTTAA
- the phoU gene encoding phosphate signaling complex protein PhoU translates to MHRHFEEELTRLKEKILKMGALVETQIAASIKALVERDGPLAKQTIQNDHLVNAMDVEIDEECIRLLALYQPAARDLRFITTAMKITTDLERMSDLAEDICERSIELAEEPLLKPYIDIPRMADAAQKMVREALDAFVNKDAKLARKVCSEDQFIDDLTHQIFRELLSFMVEDPTTITRSVRVSFIAKYIERIGDHATNIAEMVVYLVEGKIIRHTKV, encoded by the coding sequence ATGCACCGCCATTTTGAAGAAGAGCTCACCCGGTTAAAAGAAAAGATCCTGAAGATGGGAGCGTTGGTCGAAACACAGATCGCCGCCTCCATCAAAGCCCTTGTCGAACGGGATGGTCCGCTGGCCAAACAGACGATTCAGAACGACCATCTTGTCAACGCGATGGATGTCGAGATCGACGAAGAATGTATCCGCCTGCTCGCTCTCTATCAGCCAGCGGCCCGCGACCTTCGCTTCATCACCACCGCCATGAAGATCACGACCGACCTGGAGCGGATGAGCGATCTCGCCGAAGATATCTGCGAGCGGTCGATCGAGCTGGCGGAAGAACCGCTCCTCAAACCGTATATCGACATCCCGCGCATGGCCGACGCGGCGCAGAAGATGGTCCGCGAAGCGCTCGACGCCTTCGTCAACAAAGACGCCAAGCTCGCCCGGAAGGTCTGCTCCGAGGATCAATTCATCGATGACCTCACCCACCAGATCTTCCGAGAGCTCCTCTCCTTCATGGTCGAAGACCCCACGACCATTACCCGCTCCGTCCGGGTCAGCTTCATCGCCAAATACATCGAACGAATCGGCGACCACGCGACCAATATCGCCGAGATGGTGGTCTATCTGGTGGAAGGAAAGATTATACGACATACGAAGGTGTAA